The Desulfofundulus salinus genome includes the window CAAAAGAGCCGCACCAGGGATTTCTTGAGCAGGGTCCTGTGAAATTTCACTTCATTCCCCACCACCTTCATAGAAAAACTCCCTTTGCAGGCCAATTTGCGAAAGGGGGTTTTTCTTTGTTTAATTAACTTTTTAAAAAATCCCCGACCAGTCATATCTTTCCTGCCGGAAAAATACCTTTGTTATAAACTTGTCCCGGGAGTGATCCGGCATGGAGACGTTTCTCAATAAGATGGTGTTGATTTATTTTACGGCTCTGGGCATTCTGCTGGGGGCATCGCTGGTAGGATCCCTGGCTGCCGTTCTGGTTCGGGAACCGCCGGTGATCACCATGCTTAAACTGGCCCGGGATATTAAGATCTGGGCCATTGCCGCCGCCATCGGGGGCACCTTTTCTACCTTTGAAATCTTTGA containing:
- a CDS encoding YtrH family sporulation protein produces the protein METFLNKMVLIYFTALGILLGASLVGSLAAVLVREPPVITMLKLARDIKIWAIAAAIGGTFSTFEIFESGLFQGEVRAVIKQLFYIVSALAGTQTAHYLILALCGGNK